A region of bacterium BMS3Abin14 DNA encodes the following proteins:
- the rpmA gene encoding 50S ribosomal protein L27: protein MAHKKAGGSSNNGRDSNAQRRGVKRFAGEMVRAGNILVRQCGTKFHPGVNVGLGKDFTLFAKIDGIVKFERKDKSRKQISVYTAE from the coding sequence ATGGCTCACAAGAAAGCGGGCGGCAGTTCCAATAATGGAAGGGACAGCAATGCCCAACGCAGAGGGGTGAAACGTTTTGCCGGTGAGATGGTTCGGGCCGGCAACATTCTGGTTCGACAGTGTGGAACCAAATTTCACCCCGGCGTCAATGTTGGGCTCGGAAAAGATTTCACGCTGTTTGCGAAGATTGACGGAATCGTCAAATTCGAGCGCAAGGATAAATCCCGCAAGCAGATCAGCGTCTATACTGCTGAATAA
- the proB gene encoding glutamate 5-kinase: MNSQRKNILRDRRRIVIKLGSMVLAGPDGGVDQRLIGALAEEIADLAPKKYRFVVVSSGAILMGMHQMGRREAPRTLKVKQALAAVGQGLLMNAYEIAFSRHGINVGQMLLTRDGLEDRRRFVNARNTLETSIRLGIIPIINENDTVAVDEIQYGDNDLLSSMVVNLTDADLLVVLTDIAGLYDRDPKLGDGHLIEVVDHVDDAVFDMAGGPGEAGSGGMSSKVLAAKRTARMGIPTVIADGRSRGILTRILAGAPEGTLFLPSTEKLASKKHWISFVGGVNGTLVLDDGAVKALVEDKKSLLPAGVLEVYGSFEQGSLVRCVNREGDEIARGVTCFSSVQIQKIMGLHSREIEPVLGACPGTEVIHKDDLALKLMTS; this comes from the coding sequence ATGAACTCGCAGAGAAAAAATATCCTCCGGGATCGCCGAAGAATTGTTATAAAATTGGGCAGCATGGTCCTTGCCGGTCCGGATGGCGGGGTGGATCAACGCCTCATCGGCGCTCTGGCCGAGGAAATCGCCGATCTGGCACCCAAAAAGTACCGTTTTGTCGTGGTCAGTTCAGGGGCTATCCTCATGGGGATGCATCAGATGGGAAGAAGGGAAGCCCCCCGGACGCTCAAGGTAAAACAGGCCCTGGCCGCAGTGGGCCAGGGTTTGCTGATGAATGCCTACGAGATCGCTTTCTCTCGCCACGGAATAAATGTGGGACAGATGCTCCTCACGCGGGATGGGCTGGAAGATCGCCGGCGTTTTGTGAACGCACGAAACACCCTGGAGACATCCATCAGGCTGGGAATAATCCCCATTATCAATGAGAATGACACAGTGGCTGTCGACGAAATTCAGTACGGCGACAATGATTTATTATCCTCCATGGTAGTAAATCTGACTGACGCCGACCTCCTGGTGGTTCTGACTGATATTGCCGGTCTGTATGACCGGGACCCGAAATTGGGCGATGGTCATCTCATTGAGGTTGTGGACCATGTGGACGACGCTGTTTTTGACATGGCGGGGGGACCTGGAGAGGCCGGATCCGGCGGGATGTCATCCAAGGTGCTGGCTGCCAAAAGGACCGCCCGGATGGGGATTCCCACGGTTATCGCTGATGGTCGCTCAAGGGGGATTCTCACCCGAATTCTTGCGGGTGCCCCCGAGGGGACGCTTTTTCTGCCGTCCACGGAGAAACTGGCATCGAAAAAACATTGGATATCCTTCGTCGGTGGAGTCAACGGGACACTGGTATTGGACGATGGGGCCGTAAAGGCTCTCGTTGAGGACAAAAAAAGCCTTCTTCCCGCCGGGGTCCTGGAGGTATACGGAAGTTTTGAGCAGGGCTCCCTTGTCCGGTGTGTGAATCGGGAAGGGGATGAGATCGCCAGAGGCGTTACCTGCTTTTCCTCCGTCCAGATCCAGAAAATCATGGGACTGCACAGTCGGGAGATCGAGCCGGTTCTCGGGGCATGTCCGGGAACTGAGGTTATCCATAAGGACGATCTGGCCCTCAAATTGATGACCTCGTAA
- the dksA_2 gene encoding RNA polymerase-binding transcription factor DksA — MTKEGLDSYRAILLERRMDLDELMTKRADDALDASLDENKDTLERARASYATDFNISLREKITRDIREIDQALERITGGEFGICELCGDEIQKKRLEVRPNARYCIKCKEDIEKRGVLK; from the coding sequence ATGACCAAGGAAGGACTTGACAGCTACAGGGCAATTCTTCTCGAAAGGAGAATGGATCTGGATGAGCTGATGACGAAAAGGGCTGATGATGCCCTGGATGCCAGCCTTGATGAGAATAAGGACACTCTGGAGCGTGCACGGGCAAGTTATGCAACCGATTTTAATATCAGCCTGAGGGAAAAGATCACCCGGGACATCAGGGAAATAGACCAGGCTCTGGAGAGGATCACCGGTGGTGAATTCGGAATCTGTGAGCTTTGCGGAGATGAGATCCAGAAAAAACGACTGGAAGTCCGCCCTAATGCCCGGTATTGTATCAAGTGCAAGGAAGATATTGAAAAAAGAGGAGTGTTGAAGTGA
- a CDS encoding tetratricopeptide repeat protein, whose protein sequence is MSRIVTIVLLVLVIAFSYFAYYNQNDVTLVLWRGQVSEFPLIGIVLIAMGIGATFILILFGIRGIRRTFVQVQERMKRRRREKAEELYNKGVDAHLSGKEEKAVKFLEDAVGKDSDFLLPFFRLGKVYLGEGKADQAIALHQKARVAHPKDLRLLLMLVDDFIAAEKFQDAAAVLKEIIGRDDGNRTALTLLRDIQEREADWSGAVDTQRKLLKISGKAEETQVYLTGLKYQLATGLVKEGEYDKAVKLLKEVLKEAPDFVPATVSQGEAFIAMGKQDEGLKALIEGYRSLKNPVFLQVIEDKLLEQENPAKLIEIYQELLEKMPDDVFLNLFYGKTCLRLEMVDQGLMALKKVESFRYDSPFLHALLGEAKAKRERFEDAVEEFRKYMEISLGMSPQYQCGHCGYTTRKWSARCESCSRWNTLTLPALDKVSALPAAAPRYESQEA, encoded by the coding sequence GTGAGCCGAATTGTAACGATTGTCCTGTTGGTCCTGGTGATAGCGTTCTCGTACTTTGCCTATTACAACCAGAACGATGTCACATTGGTTCTCTGGCGTGGCCAGGTATCTGAATTCCCACTGATCGGTATTGTACTGATTGCCATGGGTATTGGCGCCACCTTCATCCTGATTCTTTTTGGAATAAGGGGAATTCGCAGAACCTTTGTACAGGTTCAGGAAAGGATGAAACGGAGACGCAGAGAGAAAGCGGAGGAGCTTTACAACAAGGGCGTGGACGCGCATCTTTCCGGAAAAGAGGAAAAGGCAGTTAAATTCCTTGAGGATGCGGTGGGCAAGGATTCTGATTTCCTCCTTCCCTTTTTCAGACTGGGTAAGGTTTACCTGGGAGAGGGGAAGGCGGATCAGGCCATCGCACTGCACCAGAAGGCAAGGGTCGCCCACCCCAAAGACCTTCGTCTGCTTCTCATGTTGGTCGATGACTTTATTGCCGCTGAAAAATTTCAGGATGCGGCGGCAGTGCTAAAAGAGATCATCGGCAGAGATGACGGTAATCGGACGGCGCTGACGCTCCTCCGGGATATCCAGGAGCGAGAAGCTGATTGGAGCGGGGCCGTTGATACCCAGCGGAAACTTCTCAAGATAAGCGGCAAGGCAGAGGAAACCCAGGTCTATCTGACCGGCCTGAAATATCAATTGGCAACGGGCCTCGTTAAGGAAGGGGAATACGATAAGGCGGTTAAACTTTTGAAAGAGGTTCTAAAGGAAGCGCCCGATTTTGTGCCGGCAACCGTTTCTCAGGGTGAGGCGTTCATTGCCATGGGTAAGCAGGATGAAGGGTTGAAAGCTCTCATTGAGGGGTATCGTTCCCTGAAAAACCCGGTTTTCCTCCAGGTGATCGAGGACAAGCTTCTGGAGCAGGAAAACCCGGCTAAGCTTATCGAGATCTATCAGGAATTGTTGGAGAAGATGCCCGACGATGTTTTCCTGAACCTCTTCTACGGCAAGACCTGTCTGCGCTTGGAAATGGTGGACCAGGGTCTGATGGCCCTGAAGAAGGTCGAGTCGTTTCGATACGACTCTCCCTTTCTCCACGCCCTCCTCGGGGAGGCCAAGGCAAAGCGTGAGCGGTTCGAGGATGCTGTCGAGGAGTTCAGAAAATACATGGAGATTTCCCTGGGGATGAGCCCTCAGTACCAGTGCGGTCACTGTGGATACACCACGCGCAAGTGGTCCGCGCGCTGTGAATCATGCAGCAGATGGAACACGCTGACCCTTCCGGCGCTCGATAAGGTTTCCGCGCTTCCTGCCGCCGCCCCCCGGTACGAAAGCCAGGAGGCCTAG
- the rsfS gene encoding ribosomal silencing factor RsfS, translating to MNSSDYARLAAGSGLDRKALDPVALDLRGLSSIADFFVILTGTSNRHVQAMAENIMEAFKSVGLSLLGSEGLREGKWVLLDYGEVVVHIFLEPVREYYDIERLWVDAPRLDLDPQP from the coding sequence TTGAACTCTTCAGATTACGCCCGTCTTGCCGCTGGGTCCGGGTTGGACAGGAAAGCTCTGGATCCCGTTGCCCTTGACCTCAGAGGGCTTTCCTCGATTGCGGATTTTTTCGTAATCCTTACCGGGACATCGAACCGGCATGTCCAGGCCATGGCCGAGAATATCATGGAGGCCTTCAAGTCCGTGGGGCTTTCCCTGTTGGGTTCCGAGGGCCTGCGGGAGGGAAAATGGGTTTTGCTTGATTACGGCGAGGTGGTCGTCCACATTTTCCTGGAACCTGTGCGGGAATATTATGATATAGAGAGGCTCTGGGTTGACGCGCCACGCCTCGATCTGGACCCTCAGCCGTAG
- the proA gene encoding gamma-glutamyl phosphate reductase, which produces MKIQKMMSEMGIKAREAGRSLARANPGDKNRALELIAAGLRESGEMLVSANLKDLQGGEKAGLSSAMLDRLRLTEKRIEDMALAVEEIAALPDPVGEITRVWTRPSGFRVGRMRVPIGVIGIIYESRPNVTIDAAALCLKSGNACILKGGSEALHSNRALADVFRNGVAEAALPGDAAQVVPTTDRRAVRALLTLDDYVDLIIPRGGKGLIRMIMKNSTIPVIKHLDGVCHTFVDDGAKIDMAVGICLNAKLERPGTCNAMETLLVHRDIAPDLLPPLLGRMKDEGVVIRGCPETCRIVDEVEEADEEDWAAEYLDKILAVRVVENMDAAMDHIARFGSAHTDVIVTENHRNAERFLREVDSAVVMVNASSRLNDGYVFGLGAEIGISTDKLHARGPMGLEELTCRKFIVLGDGHLRE; this is translated from the coding sequence ATGAAGATCCAGAAAATGATGAGCGAGATGGGGATCAAGGCCAGAGAGGCGGGAAGATCCCTGGCCAGGGCCAATCCGGGGGATAAAAACCGGGCGCTGGAACTCATTGCGGCAGGCCTGAGAGAATCCGGAGAGATGCTTGTTTCGGCAAACCTGAAGGATCTTCAGGGTGGGGAGAAAGCCGGTCTTTCATCTGCCATGCTCGATCGCCTTCGGTTAACCGAAAAACGTATTGAGGATATGGCTCTGGCGGTAGAGGAGATCGCTGCCCTGCCCGATCCGGTTGGTGAGATCACCCGGGTCTGGACGAGGCCCAGCGGATTCAGGGTCGGTCGGATGAGGGTGCCCATCGGTGTTATCGGAATTATATACGAATCACGCCCCAACGTGACAATCGATGCCGCCGCTCTATGCCTCAAATCGGGCAACGCCTGTATCCTCAAGGGGGGGTCCGAGGCCCTTCACTCCAACCGCGCGCTGGCCGACGTTTTTCGAAACGGGGTTGCCGAAGCGGCCCTGCCCGGTGATGCCGCCCAGGTTGTGCCGACCACCGATCGGAGGGCGGTGCGAGCCCTGTTGACTCTCGATGATTATGTGGACCTGATAATCCCAAGGGGAGGCAAGGGGCTCATCCGAATGATCATGAAAAACTCAACAATCCCTGTTATCAAGCATCTGGATGGGGTCTGCCATACCTTTGTTGATGACGGCGCGAAAATCGATATGGCTGTCGGGATATGCCTGAACGCAAAGCTGGAGCGGCCGGGAACCTGCAATGCCATGGAAACTCTGCTGGTCCATCGCGACATCGCCCCGGACCTTCTTCCTCCCCTTCTTGGCAGGATGAAGGATGAAGGAGTAGTTATCCGTGGCTGCCCGGAAACGTGCCGTATTGTTGATGAAGTGGAAGAGGCAGATGAGGAGGACTGGGCTGCCGAGTACCTTGATAAGATCCTCGCGGTCAGGGTGGTTGAGAATATGGATGCGGCCATGGACCATATCGCCCGGTTCGGTTCCGCTCACACAGACGTAATTGTCACCGAAAATCATCGAAATGCGGAACGTTTCCTAAGAGAAGTTGACTCGGCCGTGGTGATGGTCAACGCTTCCTCCCGGCTCAATGACGGCTACGTCTTCGGACTTGGGGCCGAGATCGGCATCAGTACGGACAAGCTTCATGCCAGAGGCCCCATGGGGCTTGAGGAGTTGACGTGCCGGAAGTTCATCGTGTTGGGTGACGGGCATCTGAGGGAATGA
- the rplU gene encoding 50S ribosomal protein L21, which produces MYAVIETGGKQYRVNEGDIVRIEKLVADVGSEVSFDRVLMVGEGSDLLVGTPLVDGAQVSARVVEQDRHRKIIVFKMKRRKNYRRKQGHRQDYTGVRIEKIER; this is translated from the coding sequence ATGTATGCCGTGATCGAGACGGGTGGTAAGCAGTACCGTGTCAACGAGGGTGATATCGTTCGAATAGAGAAGCTTGTCGCCGATGTCGGATCAGAGGTGTCGTTTGACAGGGTTCTTATGGTCGGCGAGGGGAGCGATCTCCTGGTTGGCACACCCCTGGTGGATGGGGCGCAGGTCAGCGCCAGAGTTGTGGAACAGGACCGCCACAGGAAGATCATCGTTTTCAAAATGAAGCGGCGAAAGAACTACCGTCGTAAACAGGGGCACAGGCAGGATTACACCGGGGTCAGGATCGAGAAGATTGAAAGATGA
- the gpmI gene encoding 2,3-bisphosphoglycerate-independent phosphoglycerate mutase, protein MPKIPTVLMVLDGWGVSSGDSKDAIASARTPVMDTLAQRFPTSTMGASGEEVGLPDGQIGNSEVGHLNLGAGRIVYQDFTRINEAIRSGTFQKNPVFLEAFKRIRSASGNLHVMGLMSDGGVHSHIDQIKALVSLASQNDVERIFVHAFMDGRDTPPNSGIKYIREMESCLTSLGNAEIATVSGRFYAMDRDNRWERVHAAYRAMVSGQGIIASSALDAIKAAYGRGETDEFILPSVIRDKSGPVGSISAGDGVIFMNFRGDRAREITRALNDDLFSGFEREKVPELSVYVCLAEYDESFPYPVAFPPVSLTAILGEVISGKGLAQLRIAETEKYAHVTFFFNGGEENAFEGEDRCLVPSPRDVATYDLKPRMSAEAVTDELVTRLNSGKYDFILVNYANPDMVGHTGNFSAAVAAIEEVDRCVGRVASTVEDLEGTMIITADHGNAESMLDPEGVPLTAHTTNRVPLILVGPGFRAGAPKLRTGRLADIAPTILKIMGLPKPEEMTGKALF, encoded by the coding sequence TTGCCGAAAATTCCGACAGTATTGATGGTCCTCGACGGCTGGGGTGTATCCTCCGGCGATTCCAAAGATGCCATCGCTTCGGCCCGCACCCCGGTCATGGACACTCTTGCCCAACGTTTTCCAACCTCCACAATGGGTGCGTCCGGCGAGGAAGTGGGGCTGCCGGACGGACAGATCGGCAACTCCGAAGTGGGACACCTTAACCTGGGAGCCGGCAGGATCGTTTACCAGGATTTTACGAGGATCAATGAGGCCATCCGGTCGGGAACTTTCCAGAAAAACCCCGTTTTCCTGGAGGCGTTCAAGCGGATCAGGAGCGCTTCCGGAAACCTCCATGTCATGGGGCTCATGTCCGATGGTGGTGTTCACAGCCACATCGACCAGATAAAGGCCCTTGTCTCCCTCGCGTCTCAAAATGACGTGGAAAGAATCTTCGTTCACGCCTTCATGGACGGAAGGGACACCCCCCCCAACAGCGGGATCAAATACATCCGGGAAATGGAGTCCTGCCTGACGTCCCTCGGAAATGCGGAGATTGCCACCGTATCCGGGCGTTTTTACGCCATGGACCGGGACAACAGGTGGGAGCGTGTTCATGCTGCCTACAGAGCCATGGTGTCGGGGCAAGGAATCATTGCCTCGAGTGCCTTAGACGCAATAAAGGCGGCTTATGGCAGAGGAGAAACCGACGAATTTATTCTGCCTTCGGTGATAAGGGATAAGTCCGGACCGGTGGGGTCTATCTCGGCCGGCGATGGTGTTATTTTCATGAATTTCAGGGGCGACCGGGCAAGGGAGATAACCCGCGCATTGAATGATGATCTTTTCTCCGGTTTTGAGCGGGAGAAAGTGCCTGAGCTGTCCGTTTATGTCTGTCTTGCAGAATACGACGAGAGCTTCCCTTACCCGGTGGCCTTCCCTCCGGTGTCCCTGACCGCCATTCTGGGGGAGGTTATCAGCGGAAAAGGCCTGGCCCAGCTCCGGATCGCCGAGACTGAAAAATATGCTCATGTCACATTCTTCTTTAACGGCGGAGAAGAAAATGCCTTCGAAGGGGAGGACCGTTGCTTGGTCCCGTCACCCAGGGATGTTGCTACCTACGATCTCAAACCTCGGATGAGCGCCGAGGCCGTAACGGACGAACTCGTTACGAGGCTGAATTCAGGCAAATACGATTTTATCCTGGTGAATTACGCCAACCCCGACATGGTTGGGCATACCGGCAATTTCAGCGCCGCTGTTGCCGCCATCGAGGAGGTGGACAGGTGCGTCGGCCGGGTGGCATCCACGGTTGAGGATCTGGAAGGCACCATGATCATTACAGCAGACCATGGGAACGCCGAATCCATGCTGGACCCTGAGGGGGTTCCTCTCACTGCCCATACAACCAACCGCGTCCCCCTCATTCTCGTGGGGCCCGGGTTCCGGGCAGGGGCGCCGAAGCTTCGGACGGGCCGTCTGGCAGATATCGCGCCCACCATTTTGAAAATTATGGGACTTCCCAAACCGGAGGAGATGACCGGGAAGGCATTGTTTTAG
- the obgE gene encoding GTPase ObgE/CgtA, giving the protein MRFIDRVNIRVESGAGGNGCVSFRREKYVPRGGPDGGDGGRGGDVVFRVDSHLSTLIDYRYKREYHASDGKHGMGSRMTGRDGETLVLDLPPGTLVTDAATGHVVVDLTEGEYTVARGGRAGRGNARFATPTRRAPRFAEEGRSGEAMDLMLELKLIADVGIVGLPNAGKSTLISTISAARPKVADYPFTTLVPNLGVVRMEDHRGFVVADVPGLIEGAHEGIGLGHQFLRHVERTSVLLHLIGMAPTDGDPMVAFQTVRHELEAYGEKLAQKHFIVAFAKVDLLDEDSRESAAEKFADETGLKVLMVSAATGEGLKTLVGDLAEFVERAGEKEI; this is encoded by the coding sequence ATGAGATTCATCGATCGCGTAAATATACGTGTGGAGTCCGGGGCGGGAGGGAATGGCTGCGTCAGCTTCAGACGGGAGAAGTATGTTCCCCGCGGAGGTCCCGATGGTGGTGATGGGGGCCGAGGCGGGGATGTTGTTTTTCGCGTCGATTCCCACCTTTCAACACTCATAGATTATCGTTACAAAAGAGAATACCATGCCTCAGATGGGAAACACGGTATGGGCTCCAGGATGACCGGGAGGGATGGTGAGACCCTTGTGCTGGACCTCCCTCCGGGAACCCTGGTGACCGATGCAGCGACGGGTCACGTGGTGGTGGACCTGACGGAAGGGGAGTATACTGTCGCCAGAGGCGGCAGAGCAGGCAGAGGCAATGCCCGGTTTGCCACACCGACGAGGAGGGCTCCCAGGTTTGCGGAGGAGGGGAGATCGGGCGAGGCCATGGACCTCATGCTCGAGTTGAAGCTTATCGCTGATGTGGGGATTGTCGGCCTTCCGAACGCGGGCAAATCCACTCTTATCTCCACAATTTCCGCGGCCAGGCCCAAGGTCGCTGATTATCCGTTCACTACGCTCGTCCCGAATCTTGGTGTTGTAAGAATGGAAGACCACAGGGGTTTCGTGGTGGCGGACGTTCCAGGCCTTATTGAGGGCGCGCACGAGGGCATCGGCCTGGGGCACCAGTTTCTAAGACACGTGGAAAGAACATCGGTGCTTCTCCACTTGATCGGAATGGCTCCCACCGATGGGGATCCCATGGTGGCTTTTCAGACCGTTCGGCATGAGCTTGAAGCCTACGGGGAAAAGTTGGCCCAAAAACACTTCATCGTGGCTTTTGCCAAGGTGGATCTGCTTGACGAGGATTCCAGGGAAAGCGCTGCCGAAAAATTCGCAGATGAAACGGGCTTGAAAGTCCTCATGGTGTCTGCCGCTACGGGAGAGGGATTGAAAACGCTCGTGGGTGATCTTGCGGAATTTGTAGAAAGGGCTGGAGAGAAAGAAATTTAA
- the nadD gene encoding putative nicotinate-nucleotide adenylyltransferase yields the protein MKKVGIFGGTFDPVHLGHLRAAEEFAEGLKLDHVIMVPSANPPHREESPGAGPRDRLEMVRLATRANPRLEASDLEIERGGSSYTVDTLLEIRRRQPEWELFMALGTDAYNDISKWRRPGEVISLAHLVLLTRPGFAVDFLGPLPEALRTEYSREGDMYRHSAGATLRSMSVSALDISAGSIRSLVSRGLSIRYLVHSDVFEYIQRKGIY from the coding sequence TTGAAGAAGGTTGGAATATTCGGGGGGACTTTCGATCCTGTCCACCTCGGCCATCTGCGGGCGGCCGAGGAGTTCGCCGAAGGGTTGAAACTTGACCATGTCATCATGGTCCCATCAGCCAACCCGCCCCACAGGGAAGAATCTCCAGGTGCCGGGCCCCGGGACCGGTTGGAGATGGTTCGTCTGGCAACCAGAGCCAATCCCAGGCTGGAGGCGTCCGACCTGGAAATTGAACGGGGTGGATCTTCCTATACCGTTGACACACTGCTGGAGATCAGGCGCAGACAGCCCGAATGGGAACTATTCATGGCGTTAGGAACGGATGCGTACAACGATATCTCTAAATGGCGTCGTCCAGGAGAGGTGATATCTCTTGCCCATCTGGTGCTTCTCACCCGGCCCGGGTTTGCAGTGGATTTCCTCGGTCCTCTTCCGGAGGCCCTCCGCACCGAATATTCCCGGGAAGGAGACATGTATCGCCATTCCGCCGGCGCTACCCTGCGGTCCATGTCTGTTTCCGCCCTGGACATTTCCGCCGGCAGTATCCGTTCTCTGGTTTCCAGGGGCCTCAGTATCCGGTATCTTGTACACAGTGATGTTTTTGAATATATTCAAAGAAAGGGGATTTATTGA